Proteins from one Mycteria americana isolate JAX WOST 10 ecotype Jacksonville Zoo and Gardens chromosome 1, USCA_MyAme_1.0, whole genome shotgun sequence genomic window:
- the DYRK2 gene encoding dual specificity tyrosine-phosphorylation-regulated kinase 2 isoform X2, whose translation MNEHLHVGSHGQIQVQQLFEDNSNKRTVLTTQPNGLTTLGKSGLPVVQDRQSESAHRRQGSSSSLKSTDGTGKVKASVMTPEQAMKQYMQKLTAFEHHEIFSYPEIYFLGPNAKKRQGVIGGSNNCGYDDDQGSYIQVPHDHIAYRYEVLKVIGKGSFGQVVKAYDHKMHQHVALKMVRNEKRFHRQAAEEIKILEHLRKQDKDNNMNVIHMLENFTFRSHICMTFELLSMNLYELIKKNKFQGFSLPLVRKFAHSILQCLDALHKNRIIHCDLKPENILLKQQGRSGIKVIDFGSSCYEHQRVYTYIQSRFYRAPEVILGARYGMPIDMWSLGCILAELLTGYPLLPGEDEGDQLACMIELLGMPSPKLLDSSKRAKNFVSSKGYPRYCSITTLSDGSVILNGGRSRRGKLRGPPESREWGNALKGCDDPLFLDFLKQCLEWDPAIRMTPSQALRHPWLRRRLPKPPTGEKASAKRIAESTGAITSISKLPPTSSSASKLRTNLAQMTDANGNIQQRTVLPKLVS comes from the coding sequence ATGAATGAGCACCTCCATGTTGGTAGCCATGGACAAATCCAGGTTCAGCAGCTGTTTGAAGACAATAGTAACAAGAGGACGGTTCTGACGACACAGCCAAATGGACTTACAACGCTAGGCAAATCTGGATTGCCAGTGGTTCAGGACAGACAGTCAGAGAGTGCTCACAGACGACAAGGGAGCTCCAGCTCTTTAAAATCTACAGATGGAACAGGGAAGGTGAAAGCCTCCGTTATGACACCAGAGCAGGCAATGAAGCAATACATGCAAAAATTAACAGCTTTTGAGCATCATGAGATTTTTAGCTACCCTGAAATATACTTTTTGGGTCCAAATGCAAAGAAGCGGCAAGGTGTGATTGGTGGTTCAAACAATTGCGGGTATGATGATGACCAAGGGTCTTATATACAAGTACCCCATGATCATATTGCGTACAGGTATGAAGTCCTGAAAGTTATAGGGAAAGGAAGCTTTGGGCAGGTGGTGAAGGCCTACGATCACAAGATGCATCAGCATGTGGCACTAAAAATGGTGAGAAATGAAAAACGTTTCCACCGCCAAGCTGCGGAAGAAATTAAGATCCTGGAGCATCTCCGGAAACAAGATAAGGATAACAACATGAATGTTATTCACATGTTGGAAAACTTCACATTCCGCAGCCATATCTGCATGACATTTGAATTGCTGAGCATGAACCTGTAtgaattaataaagaaaaacaagtttcaggGCTTTAGCCTGCCTTTGGTCCGCAAGTTTGCCCACTCAATTTTACAGTGCTTGGATGCTTTGCACAAAAACAGAATCATTCACTGTGACCTTAAACCTGAGAACATTCTGTTGAAGCAACAGGGTAGAAGTGGTATTAAAGTGATTGATTTTGGCTCAAGTTGTTATGAGCATCAGCGTGTCTACACTTACATTCAGTCACGTTTTTACCGTGCACCTGAAGTCATCCTTGGTGCTCGTTATGGGATGCCCATAGATATGTGGAGCTTGGGCTGTATTCTAGCAGAGCTTCTCACTGGTTATCCACTTCTACCTGGAGAAGATGAAGGAGACCAGCTGGCTTGTATGATTGAGCTATTGGGCATGCCTTCTCCAAAACTCTTAGATTCATCCAAGCGAGCCAAAAACTTCGTGAGCTCTAAGGGTTATCCCCGCTATTGCAGCATCACAACCTTGTCTGATGGCTCTGTAATACTTAACGGTGGACGCTCTCGGAGGGGAAAACTACGTGGCCCACCAGAGAGCAGAGAATGGGGTAATGCATTAAAGGGATGTGATGATCCCCTGTTCCTTGACTTCTTAAAACAGTGTTTAGAATGGGATCCTGCTATCCGTATGACACCCAGCCAGGCTTTGCGGCATCCCTGGCTAAGGAGACGGTTGCCAAAGCCTCCAACTGGGGAAAAGGCCTCGGCGAAGAGAATTGCAGAGAGCACTGGTGCTATAACGTCGATTTCCAAGTTACCTCCAACTTCAAGCTCGGCTTCAAAACTGAGGACTAATTTGGCACAAATGACAGATGCCAATGGGAATATTCAGCAAAGAACAGTGTTGCCAAAACTCGTTAGCTGA